One genomic window of Candidatus Nitrosopumilus sediminis includes the following:
- a CDS encoding acylphosphatase: protein MSNYRVRLFVTGKVQGVFFRQSLKVMAKKNNVFGWVKNLKDGRVEAILEGNEENVSRLVEWAHGGPANARVEDVDIRNEKFTGEFSKFDVLY, encoded by the coding sequence GTGTCAAATTACAGAGTTCGGCTTTTTGTAACTGGAAAAGTACAGGGCGTTTTTTTCCGCCAATCACTAAAAGTCATGGCAAAAAAAAATAATGTTTTTGGTTGGGTAAAAAATCTCAAAGATGGCAGAGTTGAAGCTATTCTAGAAGGAAATGAAGAAAATGTAAGTAGATTGGTTGAATGGGCGCATGGTGGTCCTGCAAATGCAAGAGTCGAAGATGTAGATATTCGTAATGAAAAATTTACTGGGGAGTTTTCTAAATTTGATGTATTGTATTAG
- a CDS encoding TIGR00269 family protein has translation MKCDRCENPPAYTRKYSGEKLCSQCFSKSIVRKTAKTISKYNMIKHNELVAVAVSGGKDSLVLLKIINEMALTHNFRIIAITIDEGIPGYRDEALEIVEKFCTELNVEHKIYSYKDLFELTLDEALDLRENEKTSSCSICGTLRRRAIDHAAKDIGADVIATGHNLDDTLQTFVINMLSGDTTKVGWMDPDTSENDLRKIKPFCEIYESEIVFYAFTNDMPFQSEPCPHMHEGIRTEIREFLNSLENQHNGIKNNFYQSILKISQTVKNSNSKEKMKCEKCGNDCTGNVCSVCSVVLKLKENQT, from the coding sequence ATGAAATGTGACAGATGTGAGAACCCTCCAGCATATACAAGAAAATATTCTGGTGAAAAACTTTGTTCACAATGTTTCTCAAAGTCAATTGTAAGAAAAACTGCAAAAACCATTTCAAAATATAACATGATCAAGCATAATGAATTAGTTGCTGTAGCAGTGTCAGGAGGAAAAGATTCCCTAGTATTATTAAAAATAATTAATGAAATGGCATTAACTCATAATTTTAGAATTATCGCAATTACTATCGATGAAGGTATTCCAGGATATAGGGATGAGGCATTAGAGATAGTTGAAAAGTTTTGTACTGAACTTAATGTAGAACACAAGATTTACTCTTACAAGGATCTCTTTGAATTAACACTTGATGAAGCATTAGATTTAAGAGAGAATGAAAAAACATCATCATGTTCAATTTGTGGCACATTAAGAAGAAGGGCAATTGATCATGCAGCTAAAGATATAGGTGCAGATGTAATTGCCACAGGACATAATTTAGATGATACATTACAAACGTTTGTGATTAACATGCTTTCAGGAGATACCACAAAGGTTGGTTGGATGGATCCTGATACATCTGAAAATGATTTAAGAAAAATAAAACCATTTTGTGAGATTTATGAATCAGAAATTGTATTTTATGCTTTTACAAATGATATGCCATTTCAATCAGAACCGTGTCCACATATGCATGAGGGAATAAGAACAGAAATTCGTGAATTTCTTAATTCATTAGAAAATCAACATAATGGAATTAAAAATAATTTTTATCAATCAATTCTCAAAATTTCACAGACTGTAAAGAATTCTAATTCAAAAGAAAAGATGAAGTGTGAAAAATGTGGAAACGATTGTACAGGTAATGTATGCTCAGTTTGTAGTGTAGTTTTAAAACTAAAAGAAAATCAAACCTAA
- a CDS encoding site-2 protease family protein, which translates to MAWAVIVIVAKALKFEKYGFEIKAYSLVYKNKGVNEVLLKVLSRTKRGIRVFADTSVIAGFIMMAFAFWFLLNNVSNFFVAQSEFSELTVLIPGITLTSASSITYFLLSIPIVLVIHEGAHGIVAALEKIKIKTGGFAIFVAMFAGFVEPDEEEFEKAKKISKLRVIGAGATSNVMFAFVLGAILLTNPFFAMVLPEPLLSVFYELPEGVLILSIIENSGAEQAGLLANDIITSINGIPIYSPVDFPVLSPGDTASVSVIRDGQTLHFGVEIMPAPEDAERGLIGIMRDNSFAYKPVMNFIEWNDPNVSMFLLWLWMISFFIGIINMLPLPILDGGKFIHTIIDKRISDKSVNIVMWGIYAFTFVLFGLNIALSYLKSGWFTI; encoded by the coding sequence ATGGCATGGGCAGTTATTGTAATAGTTGCAAAAGCTCTAAAATTTGAAAAGTATGGTTTTGAGATCAAAGCATACAGTCTCGTATACAAAAATAAGGGAGTAAATGAAGTTCTCTTAAAAGTATTAAGTCGAACAAAAAGAGGTATACGAGTTTTTGCAGATACAAGTGTAATTGCAGGTTTTATTATGATGGCATTTGCATTTTGGTTTTTGCTAAATAATGTTTCAAACTTTTTTGTTGCACAATCAGAATTTTCAGAACTAACTGTACTAATTCCAGGTATCACATTAACATCAGCATCATCAATTACATACTTTTTACTATCTATTCCAATTGTGCTTGTAATTCATGAAGGTGCACATGGTATAGTAGCTGCTCTTGAAAAAATTAAAATCAAAACCGGTGGATTTGCAATATTTGTTGCAATGTTTGCTGGATTTGTCGAACCCGATGAAGAAGAATTTGAAAAAGCGAAAAAGATTTCAAAATTAAGAGTGATTGGTGCAGGCGCCACATCAAATGTAATGTTTGCATTTGTTTTAGGTGCTATTTTATTAACAAATCCATTTTTTGCAATGGTTTTACCTGAACCCCTCCTAAGTGTATTTTATGAACTTCCTGAAGGAGTCTTGATACTTTCTATCATAGAAAATTCTGGTGCTGAACAAGCAGGATTGCTTGCAAATGATATAATCACGTCAATTAATGGTATACCGATATACAGTCCGGTTGACTTTCCTGTACTTAGTCCGGGAGATACTGCAAGTGTTTCAGTAATTAGAGACGGTCAAACACTACACTTCGGAGTAGAGATTATGCCTGCACCTGAAGATGCAGAAAGAGGATTAATTGGAATTATGAGGGACAATTCATTTGCATACAAACCAGTGATGAATTTCATTGAATGGAATGATCCAAATGTTTCAATGTTTTTGTTATGGCTTTGGATGATTTCGTTTTTCATCGGGATTATCAACATGCTTCCTTTACCAATTTTAGATGGAGGAAAATTCATTCATACAATTATTGATAAAAGAATTTCAGATAAATCAGTCAATATTGTAATGTGGGGAATCTATGCATTCACCTTTGTGCTATTTGGCCTCAATATTGCCTTATCATATTTGAAATCTGGATGGTTTACAATCTAA
- a CDS encoding eRF1 domain-containing protein has protein sequence MITKPIDENSISVIPEDSEDLLNLRRIIKENDKVIGDTTRVLKQDKDYSRPDKGERIKIRIALTVEKISLDGVLDRLRVGGTISESSNESVPHGSHHSFIIKLNDGITISKKKWLPIEKKLLESSNNQVSFVLVAIDTSLLLVS, from the coding sequence ATGATTACAAAGCCAATTGATGAGAATTCAATTTCAGTCATACCTGAAGACTCTGAAGATCTTTTGAATTTACGCCGCATAATCAAAGAAAATGATAAAGTAATTGGAGATACAACAAGAGTATTAAAACAAGACAAAGATTACTCTAGACCAGATAAAGGAGAAAGAATCAAAATCAGAATTGCATTAACCGTAGAAAAAATTTCACTTGACGGTGTCTTGGATAGATTAAGAGTTGGAGGTACAATTTCTGAATCAAGTAATGAATCAGTACCACACGGATCACATCATTCATTTATTATAAAACTAAACGATGGAATTACAATTTCAAAGAAGAAATGGCTACCAATTGAAAAAAAACTTTTAGAATCAAGTAACAATCAAGTCAGTTTTGTTTTGGTTGCAATTGATACAAGTTTATTACTGGTTTCATAG
- a CDS encoding secondary thiamine-phosphate synthase enzyme YjbQ, with protein MKSLTEYLIFEVKTRRAFVNITSDVKKLVTKSKVQEGLCLVNAMHITASVFINDNEGGLLHDYEKWLEGLAPHAPTTQYDHNKTGEDNADAHLKRQVMGREVVIAITNGELDFGPWEEIFYGEFDGKRPKRVLVKIIGE; from the coding sequence ATGAAATCTCTGACTGAATATTTGATATTTGAAGTTAAAACAAGAAGAGCTTTTGTCAACATTACATCTGATGTGAAAAAATTGGTAACAAAAAGCAAAGTTCAGGAAGGACTTTGTCTTGTAAATGCAATGCATATCACAGCAAGTGTTTTCATTAATGATAATGAAGGTGGATTACTACATGATTATGAAAAATGGTTAGAAGGATTGGCTCCTCATGCTCCAACTACACAATATGATCATAACAAAACAGGTGAAGACAATGCAGATGCACATCTAAAACGTCAAGTGATGGGACGAGAAGTCGTTATTGCTATAACAAATGGAGAATTAGATTTTGGACCATGGGAAGAAATTTTCTATGGTGAATTTGATGGAAAAAGACCAAAAAGAGTTTTAGTTAAAATTATTGGCGAATAA
- a CDS encoding metal-dependent transcriptional regulator translates to MEELDEALFVGTAEAEHVEMYLKAIWHIKERGEDVKISTIAKMLNVRQPSVVQMLKKLNGKNLVNYNKAGVRLTEDGERIGASMMRNSRLLEVLMDSALKVEIDEEMVCGIEHHMNKQFTDALCVMLKHPRKCPHDHEIPMGECCKSA, encoded by the coding sequence ATGGAAGAATTAGATGAAGCATTATTCGTAGGAACTGCAGAAGCAGAACATGTAGAAATGTATCTTAAAGCAATTTGGCACATCAAAGAACGAGGAGAGGATGTTAAAATTAGCACAATTGCAAAGATGCTCAATGTAAGACAGCCAAGCGTTGTTCAAATGTTAAAGAAATTGAATGGTAAAAATCTTGTAAATTACAATAAAGCAGGTGTAAGATTAACTGAAGATGGAGAAAGAATAGGTGCAAGCATGATGCGAAATAGTAGATTACTAGAAGTTTTAATGGATAGTGCACTCAAAGTTGAAATTGATGAAGAGATGGTTTGTGGAATTGAGCATCACATGAATAAACAATTCACAGATGCTCTTTGTGTTATGCTAAAGCATCCAAGAAAGTGTCCACATGATCATGAAATTCCAATGGGCGAATGTTGTAAATCAGCATAA
- a CDS encoding TrmB family transcriptional regulator: MSISDKTRKALEKIGLTSYEIRTFSALLKSGELTASDLSQKSGVPYSKIYEVLGTLEEKGWIGSDDSRPTKYFAKSPSTGLETTKQKMETDFSQNQNVILNELVPLYEKSGTSERPDIWVLSGAVNIAAKILEMVETCRNEVMIALPEAGVDLVKQALPKLRSLHDKGVDITILTSDKMDKESIKAIKRVATVTIKKGLFGGGIISDKRYVVILLGPEIGGVNSSEVVAIWADHAGLAGFARQYFEYLLKDSKKV, encoded by the coding sequence ATGAGCATATCAGATAAAACACGAAAGGCATTAGAAAAGATTGGTCTTACCAGTTATGAGATTAGAACATTTTCAGCATTGCTCAAATCAGGAGAACTAACAGCATCTGATCTTAGTCAAAAATCAGGAGTGCCATACTCAAAAATTTACGAAGTGCTAGGAACATTGGAAGAAAAAGGTTGGATTGGTTCAGATGACTCAAGACCAACAAAATATTTTGCAAAGTCACCATCTACAGGTTTGGAAACTACAAAACAAAAAATGGAAACTGATTTTTCACAGAATCAAAATGTTATCTTAAATGAATTAGTACCATTGTATGAGAAAAGTGGAACTAGTGAAAGACCAGATATTTGGGTACTATCAGGTGCAGTAAACATTGCAGCTAAAATTTTAGAAATGGTAGAGACGTGTAGGAATGAAGTAATGATTGCATTACCTGAAGCTGGAGTAGATTTAGTGAAACAAGCATTACCAAAATTAAGATCACTTCATGACAAAGGAGTAGACATTACAATTCTAACATCAGATAAGATGGATAAAGAATCAATTAAAGCAATCAAAAGAGTTGCTACTGTAACAATCAAGAAGGGGCTCTTTGGAGGAGGTATAATTTCAGATAAAAGATATGTCGTTATTCTATTAGGTCCAGAAATAGGAGGAGTAAATTCTTCAGAGGTTGTTGCAATTTGGGCAGATCATGCAGGATTGGCAGGATTTGCACGTCAATACTTTGAATATTTATTAAAAGATTCAAAGAAGGTATGA
- the tes gene encoding tetraether lipid synthase Tes, whose translation MALIQISNQSTKNLGKKSTIRFTQSICPDCNMILDAEVFERDNQVFMSKVCPTHGECEELYFGSYEMYKKFSTYWMDGKGAHSPNVMIDKCSCPNNCGLCSNHLSHSGLANMIVTNRCDLTCWYCFFYVKKGLEGAYMYEPDHTQIRGMMKTLRAERPIPGNSMQITGGEPMLREDIADVIKIMKEEGVDHIQMNTNGIRHAMDPEAAREVRLAGCNNLYLSFDGVTARTNPKNHWEIPYALDSCRKTGTTVVFVPTVIKSINDHELGGIIRYAQKNMDVVHAVNFQPVSLTGRMGKSEREKYRITVPDCVQRIEEQTNGEVTVDDWFPVPSCMPLTNVIEAFSSKPKYELSIHFACGAGTYIFEDADTKKFVPLTKFCDIQGMLELFEDKAEEIRSGKNKYFTMLEVVRKLKGFVDTKKQPAGLDLAKMFGNILMKRSFDSVGSWHVKGLFLGMMHFQDKYNEDLERLQRCDIHYVTPDLRIVPFCAFNVIPEWYRDRIQKKYSITVEEWEEREGVKLEDGLYRGLMRRGAGDELAAGCAKSQMFHDAAQATM comes from the coding sequence ATGGCACTAATTCAGATATCCAATCAATCGACTAAAAATTTAGGAAAGAAATCCACTATTAGATTCACTCAAAGTATCTGTCCAGACTGTAACATGATTCTAGATGCTGAAGTCTTTGAAAGAGATAATCAGGTATTCATGTCAAAAGTTTGTCCAACTCACGGTGAATGTGAGGAATTATACTTTGGTTCTTATGAAATGTACAAAAAATTCAGTACATACTGGATGGATGGCAAAGGTGCTCATTCTCCAAACGTAATGATTGACAAATGCTCATGCCCAAACAACTGTGGATTGTGCTCAAACCATTTGTCTCACAGCGGATTGGCAAACATGATTGTAACTAATAGATGTGATTTAACATGCTGGTACTGTTTCTTTTATGTAAAGAAAGGCCTTGAAGGCGCTTACATGTATGAGCCAGACCATACTCAAATTAGAGGCATGATGAAGACTCTTAGAGCTGAGAGACCAATTCCAGGTAACTCCATGCAAATTACTGGTGGTGAACCAATGCTTAGAGAAGATATTGCTGATGTTATCAAAATTATGAAAGAAGAAGGTGTTGACCATATTCAGATGAACACCAATGGTATTAGACATGCAATGGATCCTGAAGCTGCAAGAGAAGTAAGATTAGCTGGATGTAACAACTTGTATCTTTCATTTGACGGTGTAACTGCAAGAACAAACCCCAAGAACCACTGGGAGATTCCATATGCCCTTGATAGTTGCAGAAAAACAGGTACTACAGTAGTCTTTGTTCCAACAGTAATCAAATCAATTAACGACCACGAGTTAGGTGGAATTATCAGATATGCACAAAAGAACATGGATGTAGTTCATGCAGTAAATTTCCAACCAGTATCATTAACAGGAAGAATGGGTAAATCCGAACGTGAAAAATACAGAATCACAGTTCCTGATTGTGTTCAAAGAATTGAAGAACAGACAAACGGTGAAGTAACTGTAGATGACTGGTTCCCAGTTCCAAGTTGTATGCCACTAACTAATGTAATTGAAGCATTCTCAAGCAAACCAAAATATGAATTGTCAATTCACTTTGCTTGTGGTGCAGGAACATACATCTTTGAAGATGCAGACACAAAGAAGTTTGTCCCACTAACAAAATTCTGTGACATTCAAGGAATGTTAGAATTATTTGAAGATAAAGCAGAAGAAATCCGTTCTGGTAAAAACAAGTACTTTACAATGCTTGAAGTTGTAAGAAAACTCAAAGGCTTTGTTGATACAAAGAAACAACCTGCAGGATTAGACCTTGCAAAGATGTTTGGTAACATACTCATGAAGAGATCATTTGATTCAGTTGGTTCATGGCATGTCAAAGGATTGTTCCTTGGTATGATGCACTTCCAAGACAAATACAATGAGGATCTTGAAAGATTACAAAGATGTGATATTCACTATGTAACTCCAGATCTCAGAATAGTTCCATTCTGTGCATTCAATGTAATCCCAGAATGGTATAGAGATAGAATCCAAAAGAAATACTCGATTACTGTAGAGGAATGGGAAGAAAGAGAAGGTGTCAAACTCGAAGACGGTCTATACAGAGGTCTTATGAGACGTGGAGCTGGTGATGAACTTGCTGCTGGATGCGCCAAGAGTCAGATGTTCCATGATGCTGCTCAAGCAACAATGTAA